One genomic segment of Pseudorasbora parva isolate DD20220531a chromosome 6, ASM2467924v1, whole genome shotgun sequence includes these proteins:
- the dnajc11a gene encoding dnaJ homolog subfamily C member 11a: protein MAAALDEDEIDNDDYYSLLNVRREATQDELKASYRRLCMLYHPDKHRDPELKKQAEQLFNLVHQAYEVLSDPQSRAIYDIYGKRGLDVEGWEVVERKRTPAEIREEYERLQREREERRLQQRTNPKGTISVGIDATDLFDHYEEDYEEISAGGGGGLPHLEINRMHISQSIEAPLTTSDTAILSGSLSTHNGNGGGNINLALRRVTSAKGWGEVEFGAGDTHGPLFGLKIFRNLTSRCFTTAHCGMQFSSRGIRPGLTTMLARHLDKNTMGYLQWRWGTQSSMNTSIVRDTKSSHFTFAVQLGIPHTFMMMSYQYKFQDDDQTKIKGSVKSGFFGTVVEYGAETKISRHSVLGATVSVGVPQGVSLKIKLNRASQTYFFPIHLTDQLLPSAVFYATVGPLVFYLAIQRLVIRPYVRAQQEQELEKHRESSASDVAKKKQEAEAAVLLMQESVRRIIEAEESRMGLIILNAWYGKFVTDNSRKHERARVIDVTVPLQCLVKDSKLILTEASKAGLPGFYDPCVGEEKSLKMLYQFRGVMHQVLCGDTEALRIPKQSHRIDNDS from the exons ATGGCGGCGGCCTTGGACGAAGATGAAATCGACAATGATGACTATTATTCTTTGTTAAACGTCCGCAGAGAG GCCACCCAGGATGAGCTCAAGGCTTCATACCGCCGTCTTTGCATGCTTTACCACCCAGACAAGCATAGAGATCCAGAGCTTAAGAAGCAGGCAGAGCAGCTTTTTAACTTGGTGCATCAGGCATATGAAG TACTAAGCGACCCACAATCTAGAGCAATTTATGACATATATGGGAAGAGAGGGCTGGACGTGGAAGGATGGGAG GTagtagagaggaaaagaacgcCAGCAGAGATCCGTGAAGAGTATGAGCGActtcaaagagagagagaggagagaagaCTACAGCAAAGGACCAACCCTAAG GGGACAATAAGCGTGGGTATTGATGCGACAGACCTCTTTGATCACTATGAGGAGGATTATGAAGAGATCTCTGCTGGAGGCGGTGGCGGCTTACCGCACCTTGAGATCAACAGGATGCACATATCTCAGTCAATAGAG GCCCCTCTGACCACCTCAGACACAGCCATTCTCTCTGgctctctctccacacacaaTGGCAATGGGGGAGGAAACATAAACTTGGCCTTGAGAAGAGTTACCTCAGCTAAGGGCTGGGGAGAG GTTGAGTTTGGGGCAGGAGACACACACGGCCCTCTCTTCGGGTTGAAGATTTTCCGTAACTTGACGTCACGCTG CTTTACAACAGCTCATTGTGGCATGCAGTTTTCGTCCCGTGGTATACGGCCGGGTCTCACTACTATGCTTGCACGCCACCTGGACAAAAACACTATGGGTTATTTACAGTGGCGCTGGGGAACTCAGTCTTCCATGAACACCAGCATCGTCAGGGACACCAAAAGCAGTCATTTCACCTTTGCTGTGCAG TTGGGAATTCCACATACGTTTATGATGATGAGCTACCAGTACAAATTCCAGGATGATGATCAGACCAAGATCAAGGGCTCTGTCAA GTCAGGGTTTTTTGGTACGGTGGTGGAGTACGGTGCCGAAACTAAGATCAGCAGGCACAGTGTCCTGGGTGCTACTGTCAGTGTTGGAGTACCTCAGGGCGTCTCTCTCAAGATCAA GTTGAACCGAGCAAGTCAGACGTACTTCTTCCCAATTCACTTAACAGACCAGCTTCTGCCCAGCGCTGTTTTTTATGCCACTGTCGGACCCCTTGTGTTCTACTTGGCCATCCAGCGGCTGGTTATCAGACCTTATGTTCGTGCTCAGCAGGAACA GGAGCTTGAGAAGCATCGTGAGAGTTCGGCATCAGACGTCGCCAAGAAGAAACAAGAGGCAGAAGCAGCT GTTCTGCTGATGCAAGAGTCTGTGCGTAGAATTATCGAAGCAGAGGAGTCCAGAATGG GTCTGATCATCCTCAACGCCTGGTATGGCAAGTTTGTGACAGATAACAGCCGTAAGCACGAAAGGGCAAGGGTCATTGATGTCACGGTGCCTCTACAGTGCCTGGTGAAGGACTCAAAGCTCATTCTCACAGAAGCCTCCAAG GCTGGTTTACCAGGCTTCTACGACCCCTGTGTGGGTGAGGAAAAGAGTCTAAAGATGCTGTATCAGTTCAGAGGTGTGATGCACCAAGTTCTATGTGGTGACACAGAAGCACTCAGGATACCAAAACAAT CCCACAGGATTGATAATGACAGTTAG